The nucleotide sequence ACTTTGCGTTCAACCCTGCGACATTGACTGTGAAGGCCGGAGCGACCGTGAAATGGACGAACGAGGACGCGGCGCCGCACCAGATAAATTCAGGCACGTTCAACTCGCAGTCGTTGAACACAGGCGATTCATTCGAGTTCAAATTCGACACGCCGGGAGCGTACAATTACACGTGCTCCATACATCCTTCGATGAAGGGCGCGATAGTGGTGCAATAGGCCGCAGGAGACGATGCCATGCTGCAGGAAATAAGCTATTACCTGGTTTTCGGGAAGCCGCTCATAATGTACATTGGAATAGCTACGATGCTTTCGCTTCTCGCTACCGCAACCATAGGATTCCTGAACTACACTGGCCGCAAAATCATTCCGTTCAAATGGCACCCTCGCATGGCCGCACTAACAATACTGCTTGCGCTTATCCACGGCATCCTGGGCGTTCTGCTCTATTTCTGAGCCCAATAAGTAAGGCAAATTTAAGCTGGGTAAGGGAGTTGAGCCCTTCTATCCCGCTTACTGCTATGCAGGAAGGCATTCGTCGGTTCGCCGACGAATCCAATCTGCAGGCGGGCACATAGCCGATCTGTCAACCCAGCTCGACAGGGGGCTTCTTATTATTAGTTCGCCCCCTTCAGTTGTGGTCGGTAGTCCGACCACTTCCCCGACAAAGTGCTACGCACCTTACGGTTCCGTGATACCCCCTTGCAAAAATAATCTCTTTCGTTGCTCAGGGTAACTCTATTTATCCTTAAAACGGCTTTTAAACACTATTGTTATTTTAAAAACATTTCCGACCTTAAAGTTATTCCTGGGAGCTCACTTTCTTTTTTGAGGGTGAAACACTCAGACCCTTTTTTCTTTTAAAGAAAAAAGGGGATATGTGGTGGGCTCGTAGCTCAGCTTGGCCAGAGCGGCGGACTTTTAATCCGTAGGCCAGGGGTTCAAATATTTTCTGTTTCGGAACGCGAAATCCGAAACCGGAAACTGGATTTCCCCTCGAGCCCGTCATGTTTTTATGCGTGATTTAAGATGGTCGTGAAACTGTTCGAAGGAGTTTTCAGCGTTGACGGTCGGTTAGCCACAGAAAACCTGGCCCCCGGGGCCCGAGTTTACGGGGAAAAGCTCCATAAGATAGATGAAAAGGAATACCGCGAATGGGACCCCTACAGGAGCAAGCTCGCCGGAGCGATAAGGCGCGGCCTGAAGGAAATGCCCATACAGCCCGGGATGAATATTCTTTACCTGGGCGCGAGCACAGGCACAACCCCTTCCCATGTTTCGGACATAATAGGGCCTGAAGGAACGGTTTTCTGCGTCGAGATTTCAGCGACCAGCATGAGGCAGCTGCTTCCGCTCTCGGAAAAAAGGGAGAACCTGGTTCCGATACTAGGGGACGCGAGAAAGCCCGATGATTACAAAGATGTGGGCAAAGTTGATGTGATATACCAGGATGTTGCACAGCCGGACCAGGACGACATACTCATCATCAACGCGAAAAAATTCCTCAAGAAAGACGGATTCGCGATGCTGTGCATAAAGAGCCAGAGCATAGACGTGCTGAAATCCCCCCGCGACGTTTTCGCAATCGTGAAGAAGAAGCTCGAACCGCATTTTGATGTCGTGCAGGAAATGGAACTTGAGCCTTTTGACAAGGACCATCTCTTCATCGTCCTGAAAAAGAAGTGAAAAAATATTCAGAGGCTTCTCCTGTACTCGGCGTATTCAGCGAGCTTCTTCACCGCTTTCACCGCAGAGAGCGGATTGTTGTATGTTGGAACGCCGTTGCTTTCCAGCATCCTTCTCTGCTCCTCGGTGTACTTTCCGCCCATCGCAACAACCGCAATTGGCTTCCTCTTGTCGTCCGACGCCTTTATGAGCACCTTGAGCAGCCTCTCGTCTATGGGCGGGACCT is from Candidatus Micrarchaeia archaeon and encodes:
- a CDS encoding fibrillarin-like rRNA/tRNA 2'-O-methyltransferase, which translates into the protein MVVKLFEGVFSVDGRLATENLAPGARVYGEKLHKIDEKEYREWDPYRSKLAGAIRRGLKEMPIQPGMNILYLGASTGTTPSHVSDIIGPEGTVFCVEISATSMRQLLPLSEKRENLVPILGDARKPDDYKDVGKVDVIYQDVAQPDQDDILIINAKKFLKKDGFAMLCIKSQSIDVLKSPRDVFAIVKKKLEPHFDVVQEMELEPFDKDHLFIVLKKK
- a CDS encoding cupredoxin family copper-binding protein, coding for MGWGMKKMLGLIAVLIVAELLLAGCTSTQPPAGNATGSTVAIQNFAFNPATLTVKAGATVKWTNEDAAPHQINSGTFNSQSLNTGDSFEFKFDTPGAYNYTCSIHPSMKGAIVVQ